The following coding sequences are from one Streptomyces angustmyceticus window:
- a CDS encoding aromatic ring-hydroxylating oxygenase subunit alpha, whose product MHPEATTTPTAQDVPGQALPARYYTDPATAAAETRHIFARSWQLVCHESDLPGPGARLAATVADREVLVVRTEDGTLAGHLNVCRHRGTRLVAAPEASGKAIRCPYHGWTYKLDGRLVGAPEARQIPCLDKPSLGLFPVRVESFLGFVFANLDPAAVPLAEQCAGLAKAVGHYAGSDLVPVGRSRIHDLAGAEVQHANWKVAVDNYLEGYHVPVAHPGLMRLLDYQGYTCETDGSYALFASPLRDKPSSNWAERLYQRLASPMPGLTEADRRIWRYAVIYPNTLIDFYPDHVLAWTAIPTAVDRVAVPGAFYTRRGTSARTRLARRLNIHIGWITNDEDAELVSRVQKGLGTPGFEPGPLSRREAAVGWFADRVRTDLGGAMR is encoded by the coding sequence ATGCACCCCGAAGCCACCACGACACCGACGGCACAGGACGTCCCCGGGCAGGCGCTGCCCGCCCGCTACTACACCGACCCGGCCACGGCCGCCGCCGAGACACGGCACATCTTCGCCAGGTCCTGGCAGCTGGTGTGCCACGAGTCCGACCTCCCCGGCCCCGGCGCCCGGCTCGCGGCCACCGTCGCCGACCGCGAGGTCCTGGTCGTCCGCACCGAGGACGGCACCCTGGCCGGGCACCTCAATGTGTGCCGGCACCGCGGCACCCGTCTGGTCGCCGCCCCCGAGGCGTCCGGCAAGGCCATCCGCTGCCCGTACCACGGCTGGACGTACAAGCTCGACGGGCGGCTGGTCGGCGCGCCCGAAGCCCGGCAGATCCCCTGCCTGGACAAGCCCTCGCTCGGCCTCTTCCCGGTCCGGGTGGAGTCGTTCCTGGGGTTCGTCTTCGCCAACCTCGACCCGGCCGCCGTGCCGCTGGCCGAGCAGTGCGCCGGGCTGGCGAAGGCCGTCGGCCACTACGCGGGCAGCGACCTGGTACCAGTCGGCCGCAGCCGCATCCACGACCTGGCCGGCGCGGAGGTACAGCACGCCAACTGGAAGGTCGCCGTCGACAACTACCTGGAGGGCTACCACGTCCCGGTCGCCCACCCCGGGCTGATGCGGCTGCTGGACTACCAGGGGTACACCTGCGAGACCGACGGGTCCTACGCCCTGTTCGCCTCGCCGCTGCGCGACAAGCCGTCCTCGAACTGGGCCGAGCGGCTCTACCAGCGCCTCGCCTCCCCCATGCCCGGCCTCACCGAGGCCGACCGGCGGATCTGGCGGTACGCCGTGATCTACCCCAACACACTCATCGACTTCTACCCCGACCATGTGCTTGCCTGGACCGCCATACCGACGGCGGTCGACCGGGTGGCCGTCCCCGGCGCGTTCTACACGCGGCGCGGGACGAGCGCGCGGACCCGGCTCGCGCGCCGGCTCAACATCCACATCGGCTGGATCACCAATGACGAAGACGCCGAACTGGTGTCCCGGGTGCAAAAGGGCCTCGGCACCCCGGGCTTCGAGCCGGGCCCCCTGTCCCGCCGCGAGGCCGCGGTCGGCTGGTTCGCCGACCGGGTACGCACCGACCTCGGCGGCGCGATGCGCTGA
- a CDS encoding polyamine ABC transporter substrate-binding protein: MSPEEPPPVSRRALLRSGAAAALGAGLAGCGFLPEDRDAFGDPDRPIDVKADGDLVYFNWADFVAPAVFDGFEKEYGVKVVQSNFDSMEGMAAKLNAGNRYDIIFPTAKWAQRLADGGRLRRIDHSRLRHAGAVFGTYRYFADPWYDRRSAHTVPFTMYKTGIGWRKDRIGDDLTGSWKDLWNARAKGQVFVLDDRDEVLGMAALRLGLDVGTSDPRDLARITATLQSLRPRLRGFSSDSYNNLLNGNAAMTQAWSGDMAAMLGQAKDPSVLGFEVAREGAPINSDCYAIPANARHPGTAMLFIDYMLRPENVRKNIRYIGYPMPVGGSEDVYASIVKPFPQCLVSPDDLKADLFFRNVSPAGEQARDTAWTHVKAG; encoded by the coding sequence ATGTCCCCCGAGGAACCCCCACCCGTGTCCCGGCGCGCGCTCCTGCGCTCGGGCGCCGCCGCGGCGCTCGGCGCCGGCCTGGCCGGCTGCGGCTTTCTGCCGGAGGACCGCGACGCCTTCGGCGACCCGGACCGGCCGATCGACGTCAAGGCGGACGGCGACCTGGTGTATTTCAACTGGGCGGACTTCGTCGCCCCGGCCGTCTTCGACGGATTCGAGAAGGAGTACGGCGTCAAGGTCGTCCAGTCGAACTTCGACTCGATGGAGGGCATGGCCGCCAAGCTCAACGCCGGGAACCGCTACGACATCATCTTCCCCACCGCGAAGTGGGCGCAGCGCCTCGCCGACGGCGGCCGGCTGCGCCGTATCGACCACTCCCGGCTCCGCCACGCCGGCGCGGTCTTCGGCACGTACCGCTACTTCGCCGACCCCTGGTACGACCGCCGCTCCGCGCACACCGTGCCGTTCACCATGTACAAGACGGGCATCGGCTGGCGGAAGGACCGGATCGGCGACGACCTGACCGGCTCCTGGAAGGACCTGTGGAACGCCCGGGCCAAGGGACAGGTCTTCGTCCTCGACGACCGCGACGAGGTCCTCGGGATGGCCGCGCTCCGGCTCGGCCTGGACGTCGGCACCTCCGACCCGCGCGACCTCGCCCGTATCACCGCGACGCTGCAGAGCCTCCGCCCCCGGCTGCGCGGCTTCTCCAGCGACAGCTACAACAACCTGCTCAACGGCAACGCGGCGATGACCCAGGCCTGGAGCGGCGACATGGCCGCCATGCTCGGACAGGCCAAGGACCCTTCCGTGCTCGGCTTCGAGGTCGCCCGGGAGGGCGCGCCGATCAACTCGGACTGCTACGCGATCCCCGCCAACGCCCGCCACCCCGGCACGGCGATGCTCTTCATCGACTACATGCTCAGACCCGAGAACGTACGGAAGAACATCCGGTACATCGGCTACCCCATGCCGGTCGGCGGCAGCGAGGACGTCTACGCCTCGATCGTGAAGCCGTTCCCGCAGTGCCTGGTCTCCCCCGACGACCTCAAGGCCGACCTCTTCTTCCGCAACGTGTCCCCGGCGGGCGAGCAGGCCCGCGACACCGCCTGGACCCACGTGAAAGCCGGCTGA
- a CDS encoding ABC transporter permease, with product MAQRTPSGALRDRRGRSASGTRLWTWLMLPGTLWMTGFLIASLILVATLALGTTDPLGNPRFGFNFANIAAMADPAYRIVLLRSLGFALIACAVCLVVAYPVAYTIALHGGRFKNLLIAAIVVPFFANYLVRMYGWSVVLSDGGPVLRALRAVGLADAHTKILQSGTGVVAGLVYGFIVFMIIPLYAALERMDLSLIEAGRDLYGGPLRTFFFVTLPATRQGAAAGAVLVFLPAMGDFVSAQLMGGPDQIMIGNLIQDKFFQGQNWPLGSALTMLMMAVLFIGMLGYLRRTRKDEAEAAR from the coding sequence ATGGCACAACGCACCCCCTCCGGGGCACTCCGGGACCGGCGCGGGCGCTCCGCGTCCGGCACCCGGCTGTGGACCTGGCTCATGCTCCCCGGCACCCTGTGGATGACCGGGTTCCTCATCGCCTCCCTGATCCTCGTGGCCACCCTGGCCCTGGGCACCACCGACCCCCTCGGCAACCCGCGGTTCGGGTTCAACTTCGCCAACATCGCGGCGATGGCCGACCCGGCCTACCGCATCGTGCTGCTGCGCTCGCTGGGCTTCGCGCTGATCGCCTGCGCCGTCTGCCTGGTCGTGGCCTATCCGGTCGCGTACACCATCGCGCTGCACGGCGGACGGTTCAAGAACCTGCTGATCGCCGCGATCGTCGTCCCGTTCTTCGCCAACTACCTGGTGCGGATGTACGGCTGGTCGGTGGTGCTGTCCGACGGCGGCCCCGTGCTCAGGGCGCTGCGCGCGGTCGGACTCGCCGACGCGCACACCAAGATCCTGCAGAGCGGGACCGGGGTCGTCGCCGGGCTCGTCTACGGCTTCATCGTCTTCATGATCATCCCGCTGTACGCGGCACTGGAGCGGATGGACCTCTCCCTGATCGAGGCGGGACGCGACCTGTACGGCGGGCCGTTGCGGACCTTCTTCTTCGTCACCCTCCCGGCTACCCGGCAGGGCGCAGCCGCCGGCGCCGTCCTCGTCTTCCTGCCCGCCATGGGCGACTTCGTCAGCGCCCAGCTGATGGGCGGGCCGGACCAGATCATGATCGGCAACCTGATCCAGGACAAGTTCTTCCAGGGCCAGAACTGGCCGCTCGGCTCCGCCCTCACCATGCTGATGATGGCGGTGCTCTTCATCGGGATGCTCGGCTATCTGCGGCGCACCCGCAAGGACGAGGCGGAGGCCGCCCGATGA
- a CDS encoding ABC transporter permease, giving the protein MTLRTPHRRHRRGTDRRPRLALTVTALFFLLLYLPIAVVVLFSFNGQKSLTVLKGFSLRWYSAFFHDSVLLESLGMSLRVSLVAMAGSVVLGVALALGLVRCRTRLGSLAGLIMLVPLITPEIVTGVAAMLLFKGMDITLSSGTVMLAEITFSISYVTVILRSRIAALNPEVEEAAMDLGATRWQALRLVTLPALLPSILASAVLVFALVFDDFVLAYFTTGVDPQPLSVRIYSAIRFGVQPTINAVGTLMLAGSVGLVGLALAIPRLFGRRGGLDLLSGK; this is encoded by the coding sequence ATGACGCTCCGCACCCCGCACCGCCGGCACCGCCGCGGCACCGACCGCAGGCCCCGGCTCGCCCTCACGGTCACCGCCCTCTTCTTCCTCCTCCTCTACCTCCCCATCGCGGTGGTGGTCCTCTTCTCCTTCAACGGGCAGAAGTCGCTCACCGTCCTCAAGGGCTTCAGCCTGCGCTGGTACTCCGCCTTCTTCCACGACAGCGTGCTGCTCGAATCGCTCGGCATGAGCCTGCGGGTCTCCCTGGTGGCCATGGCGGGCTCGGTGGTCCTGGGCGTGGCGCTGGCCCTGGGGCTGGTGCGCTGCCGCACCCGGCTCGGCTCGCTGGCCGGCCTGATCATGCTGGTCCCGCTGATCACCCCGGAGATCGTCACCGGCGTCGCCGCGATGCTGCTCTTCAAGGGCATGGACATCACCCTCTCCTCGGGCACCGTGATGCTCGCGGAGATCACCTTCTCCATCTCCTATGTGACGGTGATCCTGCGCTCGCGGATCGCCGCCCTCAACCCGGAGGTCGAGGAGGCGGCGATGGACCTGGGCGCCACCCGGTGGCAGGCGCTGCGCCTGGTCACCCTGCCCGCGCTGCTGCCCAGCATCCTGGCCTCCGCGGTGCTCGTCTTCGCCCTGGTCTTCGACGACTTCGTGCTCGCCTACTTCACCACCGGAGTGGACCCGCAGCCGCTGTCCGTCCGCATCTACTCGGCGATCCGGTTCGGCGTCCAGCCCACCATCAACGCCGTCGGCACGCTGATGCTCGCCGGTTCCGTCGGCCTCGTCGGTCTCGCCCTGGCCATCCCGCGTCTGTTCGGCCGCCGTGGTGGCCTCGATCTGCTCTCCGGGAAGTGA